A genomic segment from Glycine max cultivar Williams 82 chromosome 1, Glycine_max_v4.0, whole genome shotgun sequence encodes:
- the LOC100784294 gene encoding uncharacterized protein — translation MDPVKYIFEKPTLTRQIAWWQVLLSKINIVYVTQKAIKGSTLADYLAQQPINDYQPMHLEFPDEDIMTLFKEEVEDEDRDKWIVWFDGASNALGHGLGAVLVTPNDQCIPFTARLGFDCMNNMVEYEVCALGIQAAIDFKVKLLKVYGDSALVIYQSRGEWEIRDHKLIPYQAYIRKLIEYFDGVSFHHIPREENQMVDAFVTLASMFQLTPHGDLSCIEFRCRDKPAHCCLIEEEQDGKPWYFEINRYIEDNEYPLEASNNDKRTLRRLAADFFLSGNILYKRNHDIILLRYVDAKEAEQMLVEVHEGSFGTHANGHAMARKILRAGYYWLNMENNCCIHVRKCRKCQAFADNVNAPPVPLNILAAP, via the coding sequence ATGGACCCAGTCAAGTACATATTTGAAAAACCCACTCTCACCAGACAGATCGCTTGGTGGCAGGTTCTGCTGTCAAAAATCAACATTGTCTATGTCactcaaaaggcgataaagggaagcacCTTGGCAGATTACCTAGCTCAGCAACCCATCAATGACTACCAGCCTATGCATCTAGAATTcccagatgaggacatcatgaccttgttcAAGGAGGAGGTAGAGGATGAAGATAGGGACAAATGGATTGTGTGGTTTGACGGTGCGTCTAACGCACTAGGCCATGGACTGGGGGCGGTTTTGGTTACCCCCAACGATCAATGTATACCCTTCACTGCTAGGTTAGGCTTTGACTGCATGAACAACATGGTTGAGTATGAGGTGTGCGCCCTTGGGATCCAAGCGGCAATTGACTTCAAGGTTAAGTTGCTCAAGGTATATGGGGACTCAGCCTTGGTAATCTACCAGTCGAGAGGAGAGTGGGAGATCAGGGATCataagttgataccctaccagGCCTACATCAGAAAACTGATAGAGTACTTTGATGGTGTATCCTTTCACCACATCCCTAGAGAGGAGAATCAGATGGTTGATGCCTTTGTCACTCTGGCGTCCATGTTCCAATTGACCCCGCATGGGGATTTGTCGTGCATCGAATTTAGATGTCGCGACAAGCCGGCACATTGCTGCTTGATAGAAGAGGAGCAAGATGGAAAACCTTGGTACTTCGAGATCAATCGATATATCGAAGACAACGAATACCCACTGGAGGCTTCTAACAACGACAAAAGAACGTTGCGAAGGTTGGCCGCCGACTTTTTCCTAAGTGGAAATATCTTGTACAAGAGGAACCATGATATTATTTTGCTCCGAtatgtggatgccaaggaggctgAGCAAATGCTAGTGGAAGTGCATGAGGGATCTTTTGGAACACATGCCAACGGACATGCCATGGCCCGGAAGATCCTGAGGGCAGGGTACTACTGGCTCAATATGGAAAACAATTGTTGtatccatgtgaggaaatgccgcAAGTGCCAGGCCTTTGccgataatgtcaatgctccacccgTACCCTTGAACATCTTGGCAGCGCCTTAG